A region of Acidobacteriota bacterium DNA encodes the following proteins:
- a CDS encoding UPF0236 family protein, which yields MDDLEIKIAITYRVPKNNLTLNGLLRGLERDRDEIMRAVLGRILEALEQKAKNDYPPGRYVQNGHQSTARVLMTSFGRVRHRLAQVLDRTTGAVVFPLAKRLKIEPYRQYQRETLEAPVGQAIHLSYRLAAKETRRLRGHGPSPSTLWRRLQEVAVSQGGWP from the coding sequence ATGGACGACCTCGAAATCAAGATCGCCATCACCTACAGAGTACCAAAAAACAACCTTACGCTCAACGGCCTTCTGCGCGGTCTGGAACGCGATCGGGATGAGATCATGAGAGCGGTCCTCGGCCGCATCCTGGAGGCCTTGGAACAAAAGGCCAAGAACGATTATCCTCCGGGTCGTTATGTCCAGAACGGCCACCAATCGACGGCCCGCGTCCTGATGACCTCGTTTGGTCGAGTTCGCCACCGCCTGGCCCAGGTCTTGGACCGGACGACGGGGGCCGTCGTCTTCCCCTTGGCGAAGCGACTGAAGATCGAGCCCTATCGGCAGTACCAGAGAGAGACGCTGGAAGCTCCGGTGGGTCAGGCCATCCACCTGTCCTACCGCTTGGCCGCCAAGGAGACGCGACGTCTTCGCGGCCACGGGCCGAGCCCCAGCACTCTCTGGCGCCGGCTTCAGGAGGTCGCCGTCTCTCAGGGCGGGTGGCC
- a CDS encoding GNAT family N-acetyltransferase, with amino-acid sequence MIETRLIKQRDHHAILAISESLASWFDVDARDRAIPVDLRHQKGFVALLNGVIVGFITLYVAEGRLNIGWMGVRPDTQRQGIGRRLLSCAEDFAREQGIKEVATYTLGAGVNYEPYEATRNFYFKNGACFKVT; translated from the coding sequence ATGATCGAGACTCGACTTATTAAACAAAGGGATCATCACGCAATATTGGCAATATCCGAATCACTTGCCTCTTGGTTTGATGTAGACGCTAGGGACCGGGCGATACCTGTCGATCTGCGGCATCAGAAAGGATTTGTTGCTCTGTTGAATGGGGTAATCGTCGGATTCATTACGCTCTATGTAGCCGAGGGCCGGCTTAACATTGGTTGGATGGGAGTCCGTCCGGATACTCAAAGGCAAGGAATCGGGAGGCGTCTTCTCTCCTGTGCCGAAGACTTTGCCAGAGAGCAAGGTATTAAGGAAGTGGCGACTTACACTCTGGGTGCCGGGGTGAATTACGAGCCATACGAGGCAACCCGAAACTTCTATTTTAAAAATGGAGCTTGTTTCAAAGTTACGTGA